A section of the Mesorhizobium loti genome encodes:
- the xdhA gene encoding xanthine dehydrogenase small subunit, with product MAKVTVRNEIRFILNGSDVVLTSVAPDATLLDWLRLDRSLRGTKEGCAEGDCGACTVLVGKLSAGGLVYESVNACIRFLGSLVGTHVVTVEHLRGEPGKLHPVQQAIVDFHGSQCGFCTPGFVMSLYGLWMKSPDPSNAAIEKALQGNLCRCTGYEAIMRAAHAISSYGKAAKDPLAVERKAITARLEAMHDGARVEIGSGKKRLIVPANVDDFAALLDKEPGATVVAGSTDVGLWVTKHMRDISPVIFIGNLDGLRTISEDKGVISIGAGVTYSEAFSTLAKRIPALGPLFDRIGGEQVRNMGTIGGNIANGSPIGDTPPPLIALGARLTLRKGKKRRTIPLETFFIAYGKQDRQPGEFVESVHVPVPAKDTKFAVHKITKRRDEDITAALGAFFLTLARDGTVADLRIAYGGMAATPKRASFVEQALLGKPWTEATVETAMAEYARDFSPLTDMRASAEYRALAAKNLLLRFFVETTGTRAPFQVSRNEAA from the coding sequence ATGGCCAAGGTCACCGTCCGAAACGAAATCCGCTTCATCCTCAATGGCAGCGATGTCGTGCTGACGTCGGTGGCTCCCGACGCGACCCTGCTCGATTGGTTGCGCCTCGACCGTTCGCTGCGCGGCACCAAGGAAGGCTGTGCCGAGGGCGATTGTGGCGCCTGCACGGTGCTTGTCGGCAAGCTCTCCGCCGGCGGGCTGGTTTATGAAAGCGTCAATGCCTGCATCCGCTTCCTTGGCTCGCTCGTCGGCACCCATGTCGTGACGGTCGAGCATCTGCGCGGCGAGCCAGGCAAGCTGCATCCCGTCCAGCAGGCGATTGTCGATTTCCACGGTTCGCAATGCGGCTTCTGCACGCCGGGCTTCGTCATGTCGCTCTATGGCCTGTGGATGAAGTCTCCAGACCCGTCGAACGCGGCCATCGAAAAGGCCTTGCAAGGCAATCTTTGCCGCTGCACCGGCTATGAGGCGATCATGCGCGCGGCGCACGCCATCTCCAGCTACGGCAAGGCGGCAAAGGATCCGCTGGCGGTGGAGCGCAAAGCGATCACGGCGAGGCTGGAAGCCATGCATGACGGCGCCCGTGTCGAGATCGGGTCGGGCAAGAAGCGTCTCATCGTGCCGGCCAATGTCGACGACTTCGCCGCCTTGCTGGACAAGGAACCCGGCGCTACGGTCGTTGCCGGCTCCACGGATGTCGGCCTGTGGGTGACAAAGCACATGCGCGACATCTCGCCGGTGATCTTCATCGGCAATCTGGACGGGCTGCGCACCATCTCCGAGGACAAGGGCGTCATATCGATCGGCGCCGGCGTCACCTATTCTGAAGCCTTCTCGACGCTGGCCAAACGCATCCCGGCGCTGGGGCCGCTGTTCGATCGCATCGGTGGCGAACAGGTGCGCAACATGGGCACGATCGGCGGCAACATCGCCAACGGCTCGCCGATCGGCGATACGCCGCCGCCCTTGATCGCGCTTGGCGCGCGCCTGACCCTGCGCAAGGGCAAGAAGCGGCGCACGATCCCGCTGGAAACCTTCTTCATTGCCTATGGCAAGCAGGACCGGCAGCCGGGCGAGTTCGTTGAGTCGGTACACGTTCCCGTGCCGGCCAAGGACACGAAGTTCGCGGTGCACAAGATCACCAAGCGCCGCGACGAGGATATCACCGCGGCCCTCGGCGCCTTTTTCCTGACCCTGGCCAGGGACGGCACGGTCGCCGACCTGCGCATCGCCTATGGCGGCATGGCGGCGACGCCAAAACGGGCGTCCTTCGTTGAACAGGCACTCCTCGGCAAGCCCTGGACCGAAGCGACGGTCGAGACGGCGATGGCTGAGTACGCCAGGGATTTCAGCCCGCTCACCGACATGCGGGCGTCAGCCGAATACCGGGCTCTGGCCGCGAAAAACCTGTTGTTGCGCTTCTTCGTCGAAACCACCGGCACCAGGGCACCATTCCAGGTGTCACGCAACGAGGCTGCCTGA
- the puuE gene encoding allantoinase PuuE, with the protein MRYERDMRGYGANPPDPKWPGGAHVAVQFVVNYEEGGENCVLHGDKASEAFLSEIVGAAPWVGQRHWNMESIYEYGARAGFWRLLRLFSEQQVPVTCYGVATALARSPDQVTAMQDAGWEIASHGLRWIDYRDHSAADERGDLEAAIKLHYEVTGQRPTGWYTGRTSVNTVRLVAEEGGFDYVSDTYDDELPYWFEHAGGTQLIIPYTLDANDMRFATPQGFNSGDQFFAYLKDSFDTLYAEGKAGRPRMMNIGLHCRLVGRPGRVAALKRFVDYVKSHDKVWLARRIDIARHWQENHPYKPAALRPSKMEFETFVHTFGGVFEHSPWIAERAYELELGPAHDTAGGLHNALCRVFRAASETERLGVLNAHPDLAGKLAKAKRLTAESTREQASAGLDALTDKERELFSKLNAAYVTTFGFPFIIAVKGKTKEEILAEFEARIGNSRGVEFETACKQVERIALLRLRDMLPQ; encoded by the coding sequence ATGCGTTACGAAAGAGACATGCGTGGCTACGGAGCCAATCCGCCGGATCCGAAATGGCCAGGCGGTGCGCATGTCGCCGTACAGTTCGTGGTCAACTACGAAGAGGGCGGCGAAAACTGCGTGCTCCACGGCGACAAGGCATCGGAAGCCTTCCTGTCGGAAATCGTCGGCGCCGCACCCTGGGTGGGCCAGCGCCACTGGAACATGGAATCGATCTATGAATATGGCGCGCGGGCCGGCTTCTGGCGGCTGCTTCGCCTGTTCAGCGAGCAGCAAGTGCCTGTGACCTGCTACGGCGTCGCCACCGCGCTGGCACGCTCGCCCGACCAGGTCACGGCCATGCAGGACGCCGGCTGGGAGATCGCTTCGCATGGGCTGAGATGGATCGATTACCGCGACCACAGCGCCGCGGATGAGCGCGGCGACCTCGAAGCGGCGATCAAGCTGCATTACGAAGTGACAGGCCAGCGCCCGACCGGCTGGTATACGGGCCGCACCTCGGTCAACACGGTGCGTCTGGTCGCCGAGGAAGGCGGCTTCGACTATGTCTCCGACACCTATGATGACGAACTGCCTTACTGGTTCGAGCATGCAGGCGGCACGCAGCTCATCATCCCCTATACGCTCGACGCCAACGACATGCGCTTCGCCACGCCACAGGGCTTCAATTCGGGCGATCAGTTCTTCGCCTATCTCAAGGACAGTTTCGACACGCTCTATGCCGAGGGCAAGGCCGGACGGCCGCGCATGATGAATATCGGCCTGCATTGCCGGCTCGTCGGGCGCCCGGGCCGGGTCGCGGCGCTGAAGCGCTTCGTCGACTATGTGAAGTCTCACGACAAGGTCTGGCTGGCGCGGCGCATCGACATCGCCCGCCACTGGCAAGAGAACCATCCTTACAAGCCGGCGGCGCTAAGACCGTCGAAGATGGAATTCGAGACATTCGTCCACACGTTCGGCGGTGTGTTCGAGCATTCGCCGTGGATTGCCGAACGGGCCTACGAACTGGAACTGGGTCCGGCGCACGACACGGCAGGCGGCCTGCACAATGCGCTTTGCCGCGTCTTCCGTGCCGCCAGCGAAACCGAGCGGCTCGGTGTGCTCAACGCCCACCCAGACCTAGCCGGCAAGCTGGCCAAGGCCAAGCGGCTGACGGCGGAATCGACCCGGGAACAAGCCTCGGCCGGCCTCGACGCGCTGACGGACAAGGAACGCGAACTGTTCTCCAAGCTCAACGCAGCCTACGTCACCACCTTCGGCTTCCCCTTCATCATCGCGGTGAAGGGCAAGACCAAGGAGGAAATCCTGGCGGAATTCGAGGCGCGCATAGGCAACAGCCGCGGCGTCGAATTCGAAACCGCCTGCAAACAGGTCGAGCGCATCGCGCTGCTCCGCCTCAGGGACATGCTACCGCAATAG
- a CDS encoding ABC transporter substrate-binding protein, translating into MSNELEFLSRRVAAGKLSRRDFLGRAAALGIAAPFANSLLSSAARAAGPVKGGTLKAGLVGGESTNSLDPALMMTQVPFAFGKCWGEMIVELSPDGKLENRIAEDIGSSKDAKVWTLKIRDGVEFHNGKTVTAEDVAATLERHSDEKSKSGALGYMKGIETIKASGKEVVLTLKEANADLPYLLSDYHLIVQPNGGKDKPDAGISAGPYVVKTNEPGVRHGGERFANYWQGDKMGHADQIEVIVINDATARTAALQGGQVNMINRVEPKIVDLIKRVPGVTIRNHAGPGHYVFIMHCNTAPFDNNDLRMALKLAIDREEMLTKVLRGYGSLGNDFPINAAYPLFTEIEQRKYDPDKAKFHYKKSGHDGTVLLRTSDVAFPGAVDASQLFQQSAAKAGIKIELKREPGDGYWNEVWNKQPFCASYWGGRSTQDQMYSTAYLSTADWNDTRFMRPDFDKMVLAARAELDEAKRKQMYHDMAVMVRDEGGLILPMFNQFIDATGAKVDGWVDDPHQELMNGYALAKCWLQA; encoded by the coding sequence ATGTCAAACGAACTGGAATTCCTTAGCCGGCGTGTCGCAGCAGGCAAGCTGAGCCGTCGTGACTTTCTCGGCAGGGCGGCGGCACTCGGCATCGCGGCACCTTTCGCCAACTCGCTTCTTTCAAGTGCGGCGCGCGCGGCAGGCCCGGTCAAGGGCGGCACGCTGAAAGCCGGCCTGGTCGGCGGTGAATCCACCAACAGCCTCGATCCGGCGCTGATGATGACGCAGGTGCCGTTCGCCTTCGGCAAGTGCTGGGGTGAAATGATCGTCGAGCTGTCCCCGGACGGCAAGCTCGAGAACCGCATCGCCGAGGACATCGGCTCATCCAAGGACGCGAAGGTCTGGACGCTGAAGATCCGCGACGGCGTCGAGTTCCACAACGGCAAGACCGTGACCGCCGAGGACGTGGCGGCCACGCTTGAGCGCCATTCCGACGAGAAGTCGAAATCCGGCGCGCTCGGCTACATGAAGGGCATCGAGACCATCAAGGCTAGCGGCAAGGAAGTGGTGCTGACCCTGAAAGAGGCCAATGCCGACCTGCCCTACCTGCTCAGCGACTATCACCTGATCGTCCAGCCCAATGGCGGCAAGGACAAGCCCGATGCCGGCATCTCGGCCGGCCCGTACGTGGTCAAGACCAACGAGCCCGGTGTGCGCCACGGCGGCGAGCGTTTCGCCAACTACTGGCAGGGCGACAAGATGGGCCATGCCGACCAGATCGAAGTCATCGTCATCAACGACGCCACGGCGCGCACGGCCGCCCTGCAGGGCGGCCAGGTCAACATGATCAACCGCGTCGAGCCGAAGATCGTCGACCTGATCAAGCGCGTGCCGGGGGTGACCATCCGCAACCATGCGGGTCCGGGTCACTATGTCTTCATCATGCATTGCAATACGGCGCCGTTCGACAACAACGACCTCAGAATGGCGCTGAAGCTCGCTATCGATCGCGAGGAGATGCTGACCAAGGTGCTGCGCGGCTATGGTTCGCTCGGCAACGACTTCCCGATCAACGCCGCCTACCCGCTGTTCACCGAGATCGAGCAGCGCAAGTACGATCCGGACAAGGCCAAGTTCCACTACAAGAAGTCGGGCCATGACGGCACCGTGCTGCTGCGGACCTCGGACGTTGCCTTCCCCGGCGCGGTCGATGCTTCCCAGCTCTTCCAGCAGAGCGCGGCCAAGGCCGGCATCAAGATCGAGCTCAAGCGCGAGCCCGGCGACGGCTACTGGAACGAGGTCTGGAACAAGCAGCCTTTCTGCGCTTCCTACTGGGGCGGGCGTTCGACGCAGGACCAGATGTACTCGACCGCCTATCTGTCGACCGCCGACTGGAACGACACGCGTTTCATGCGGCCGGACTTCGACAAGATGGTGCTGGCGGCGCGCGCCGAACTGGACGAGGCCAAGCGCAAGCAGATGTACCACGACATGGCTGTGATGGTGCGCGACGAAGGCGGCCTGATCCTGCCGATGTTCAACCAGTTCATCGACGCCACCGGCGCCAAGGTCGATGGCTGGGTGGATGATCCGCACCAGGAACTGATGAACGGCTACGCCTTGGCGAAGTGCTGGCTGCAGGCCTGA
- a CDS encoding ureidoglycolate lyase codes for MTRSIPAHIVARPLTREAFAPFGDVIDMGGDNHYPINGGKAERYHDLATAEATGPNARVLISMVRGTPYEIPLKLTMVERHPFGSQAFIPLSPRPFLVVVCHDGKEGPGEPHAFITTPGQGVNYSRNLWHGVLTPLGEAQDFLIVDRGGDGSNLEEFHFSHAYEIHLP; via the coding sequence GTGACCCGCTCCATCCCGGCTCATATCGTCGCGCGGCCGCTGACCCGCGAGGCCTTTGCCCCCTTTGGCGATGTCATCGACATGGGCGGCGACAACCATTACCCGATCAATGGCGGCAAGGCCGAGCGCTACCATGATCTGGCGACCGCCGAGGCGACGGGACCGAACGCGCGGGTGCTGATCTCCATGGTGCGCGGCACGCCTTACGAAATACCGCTCAAACTGACCATGGTCGAGCGCCACCCCTTCGGCAGCCAGGCCTTCATTCCGCTGTCGCCGCGCCCGTTCCTGGTCGTCGTCTGCCATGACGGCAAGGAGGGGCCGGGCGAACCGCATGCCTTCATCACCACGCCGGGACAAGGCGTCAACTATTCCCGCAACCTCTGGCACGGCGTGCTGACGCCGCTTGGCGAGGCTCAGGATTTCCTGATCGTCGACCGTGGCGGCGACGGCTCCAACCTCGAAGAGTTCCATTTCTCGCACGCTTACGAGATCCATCTCCCTTGA
- the uraH gene encoding hydroxyisourate hydrolase, with amino-acid sequence MAETSKADGGRLTTHVLDTATGKPAAGLSIALYRLDGSARKHLKTVATNADGRCDAPLLVGAEFRTGEYELVFAAGDYLRGQGTKLPEPAFLDSVPIRFGMAEAVHYHVPLLISPYGYSTYRGS; translated from the coding sequence ATGGCTGAAACGTCGAAAGCCGATGGCGGGCGCCTGACGACCCATGTGCTGGACACGGCGACCGGCAAGCCGGCGGCCGGACTGTCGATCGCACTCTATCGTCTCGACGGTTCGGCCAGGAAACATCTGAAGACTGTCGCAACCAATGCCGATGGCCGTTGCGACGCGCCGCTGCTGGTAGGCGCTGAGTTCCGCACCGGCGAATACGAACTGGTGTTCGCGGCTGGCGACTATCTGCGCGGCCAGGGCACAAAGCTGCCCGAGCCCGCTTTCCTGGATAGCGTGCCGATCCGCTTCGGCATGGCGGAGGCGGTGCACTATCACGTACCCTTGCTGATCTCACCCTACGGCTATTCGACCTACAGGGGGAGCTGA
- a CDS encoding nucleoside deaminase yields the protein MTDISLIDRLLDVIEHDIVPKTAEGVAHGNKLFGAAILRKDDRSLVLAETNNEIENPLWHGEVHCLKRFYEMPRAERVDTKDALFIATHEPCSLCLSAITWTGFDNFYYLFSHEDSRDSFAIPHDLKILKEVFTLDPGGYNAENAYWKSFSIRRLVRALPEAERQRLETRIGTISARYDELSEAYQASKAENDIPLN from the coding sequence ATGACCGACATTTCACTGATCGACCGCCTGCTCGACGTCATCGAGCACGACATCGTTCCAAAGACGGCGGAAGGCGTCGCGCACGGCAACAAGCTGTTCGGCGCGGCGATCCTGCGCAAGGACGACCGCTCGCTGGTGCTGGCCGAGACCAACAACGAGATCGAAAACCCGCTCTGGCACGGCGAGGTGCATTGCCTGAAGCGGTTTTATGAAATGCCCAGGGCCGAGCGTGTCGATACCAAGGACGCGCTGTTCATCGCCACGCATGAACCCTGCTCGCTCTGCCTTTCGGCGATCACCTGGACCGGCTTCGACAATTTCTACTACCTCTTCAGCCACGAGGATTCGCGCGACAGTTTCGCCATCCCGCACGATCTGAAAATCCTGAAAGAGGTCTTCACCCTCGACCCCGGCGGCTACAATGCCGAGAATGCCTACTGGAAGAGTTTTTCGATCCGCAGGCTTGTGCGCGCGCTGCCCGAGGCCGAACGCCAACGGCTGGAAACGCGCATCGGCACCATCTCGGCACGCTACGACGAACTGTCCGAAGCGTACCAAGCGAGCAAGGCCGAGAACGATATTCCGCTGAATTGA
- a CDS encoding ABC transporter permease gives MLDIKRIPIPALIGLVLTALFVLAAVFAPLIAPHGNAEIVGDVWEPMSATHWLGTDNLGRDLLSRMIYGARITLFIAVLATALSFSLGAILGFSAAVFGGWFDTILSRLVDLLMSIPTLIMGLVVLSVLPTNLVTLILVMGILDSTRVYRLSRAVAVDINVMDYVEAAKLRGEGSAWIIFREILPNALSPLVSELGLRFIYAVLFLSTLSFLGLGVQPPDADWGGMVKENKDGIVFGIAAALIPAGAIAALAISVNLVADWILNRTTSLKGGRG, from the coding sequence ATGCTCGATATAAAACGCATCCCCATCCCCGCCCTGATCGGCCTGGTGCTGACCGCCCTGTTCGTGCTGGCGGCGGTCTTCGCACCGTTGATCGCCCCGCACGGCAATGCCGAGATCGTCGGCGACGTCTGGGAGCCGATGTCGGCAACGCATTGGCTGGGCACCGACAATCTCGGCCGCGATCTCTTGTCGCGCATGATCTACGGCGCCCGCATCACCTTGTTCATCGCCGTGCTGGCCACAGCGCTGTCCTTCTCGCTCGGCGCCATACTCGGTTTCTCGGCGGCGGTGTTCGGTGGCTGGTTCGACACGATCCTGTCGCGCCTCGTCGATCTCCTGATGTCGATCCCGACACTGATCATGGGCCTGGTCGTGCTCTCCGTGCTGCCGACGAACCTGGTGACGCTTATCCTGGTCATGGGCATCCTCGACTCGACACGCGTCTACCGCCTGTCGCGCGCGGTCGCCGTCGACATCAACGTCATGGACTATGTCGAGGCGGCAAAGCTGCGCGGCGAAGGCAGTGCCTGGATCATCTTCCGCGAAATCCTGCCCAATGCGCTGTCGCCGCTGGTTTCGGAACTCGGCCTGCGCTTCATCTACGCGGTGCTGTTCCTGTCGACGCTGTCCTTCCTCGGCCTTGGCGTGCAGCCGCCGGACGCCGACTGGGGTGGCATGGTCAAGGAGAACAAGGACGGCATCGTCTTCGGCATTGCCGCCGCGCTCATTCCGGCGGGGGCGATCGCGGCGCTCGCCATCTCGGTCAACCTTGTCGCCGACTGGATCCTCAACCGCACGACAAGCCTGAAGGGAGGACGCGGGTGA
- a CDS encoding CocE/NonD family hydrolase, with translation MKTITEFPRKVVEFPDMGIVMPDGCRLSARVWMPEDAGDDPVPAILEHLPYRKRDGTIFRDQLTHPYFAGHGYASIRVDMRGNGDSEGLMDDEYSEQELQDACDVIAWAAAQPWCNGNVGMMGISWGGFNCLQVAAKQPPALKAVISLCSTVDRYADDIHYKGGCLLIENFGWASTMLSFSSRPPDPLIAGDNRWRDLWLTRLENQSFLAPLWLKHQHRDAYWKRGSICEDFSAIHAAVLSIGGWHDGYRNTISHLVTNIEAPVKGIVGPWIHKYPHYAGPRPAIGFLQEALRWWDHWLKGAETGVENDPAYRAYVMDSVRPARWHPERPGRWVAETEWPSPTIKSQTIDLLPKGSRPAIVASPQNCGLAGGEYFPFTFGPELPGDQRPDDALSVFFDQPLLTEPIDIVGAPVVEVTFSSDRPQANIAIRLCDVHPDGASELISYGVLNLTHRASHEFPRALVPGETASARVVLDQCAYRVPAGHRLRIAVSNAYWPVIWPSPQPVQLALSAATLALPLRPLATGDETTFAEPEGATPWATEMVRPASSERHVDRDEKTGIVTLSISDDFGEVRDLDHGLVNGSIARETWAIHPDDPLSASGKTHWTQTLSRNEWSVRTETWAEMRSDAENFILSARIEAYEGEKIVFERNFEEKIPRALV, from the coding sequence ATGAAAACCATTACCGAATTCCCCCGCAAAGTCGTCGAATTTCCTGACATGGGCATCGTCATGCCGGATGGCTGCCGGCTGTCGGCGCGGGTGTGGATGCCGGAAGATGCCGGCGACGATCCGGTGCCTGCCATCCTCGAGCATCTGCCCTACCGCAAGCGCGACGGTACCATCTTTCGCGATCAGCTGACGCATCCCTATTTTGCCGGCCACGGCTACGCTTCGATCCGCGTCGATATGCGCGGCAATGGAGATTCCGAAGGGCTGATGGACGACGAATATTCCGAGCAGGAGTTGCAGGACGCATGCGACGTCATCGCCTGGGCGGCAGCTCAGCCCTGGTGCAACGGCAATGTCGGCATGATGGGCATCTCCTGGGGCGGCTTCAACTGCCTGCAGGTGGCGGCCAAGCAGCCGCCTGCGCTGAAGGCGGTGATCAGCCTGTGTTCGACCGTCGACCGCTATGCCGACGACATCCACTACAAGGGCGGTTGCCTGCTGATCGAGAATTTCGGCTGGGCCTCGACGATGCTGTCCTTTTCGTCGCGGCCGCCGGACCCGCTGATTGCCGGCGACAACAGATGGCGGGACCTGTGGCTGACCCGTCTGGAGAACCAGTCGTTCCTCGCACCGCTGTGGCTGAAGCACCAGCACCGCGACGCCTATTGGAAACGCGGCTCGATCTGCGAGGATTTTTCCGCCATTCATGCCGCCGTACTGTCGATCGGCGGCTGGCATGACGGCTACCGCAACACGATCTCGCACCTGGTGACCAACATCGAGGCGCCGGTAAAGGGCATCGTCGGCCCGTGGATCCACAAATATCCGCATTATGCCGGCCCCCGCCCGGCCATCGGCTTTTTGCAGGAAGCCCTGCGCTGGTGGGACCATTGGCTGAAGGGCGCCGAGACCGGCGTCGAGAACGATCCCGCCTACCGCGCCTATGTGATGGACAGCGTGCGCCCGGCACGTTGGCACCCGGAGCGGCCAGGCCGCTGGGTGGCAGAGACAGAATGGCCCTCGCCCACAATCAAGAGCCAGACGATCGATCTGCTCCCCAAGGGAAGCCGACCTGCCATCGTCGCCTCGCCGCAGAATTGTGGTCTCGCCGGCGGTGAATATTTTCCGTTCACCTTCGGACCCGAATTGCCGGGCGACCAGCGCCCCGACGATGCGCTGTCGGTCTTTTTTGATCAGCCACTGCTCACGGAGCCGATCGACATCGTCGGCGCGCCGGTAGTCGAGGTCACGTTCTCTTCCGACCGCCCACAGGCCAACATCGCGATCCGGCTGTGCGACGTGCATCCCGATGGCGCTTCGGAACTGATCTCCTACGGCGTGCTCAACCTGACGCACCGGGCGTCGCACGAATTTCCGCGGGCGCTGGTGCCGGGCGAAACCGCGTCGGCGCGCGTCGTGCTCGATCAATGCGCCTATCGCGTGCCGGCGGGCCACCGGCTGCGCATCGCGGTGTCGAACGCCTACTGGCCTGTCATCTGGCCCTCGCCACAGCCGGTACAGCTCGCCTTGTCGGCGGCGACGCTGGCCCTGCCGCTGCGCCCGCTGGCGACGGGCGACGAAACGACGTTCGCCGAGCCGGAAGGCGCTACGCCCTGGGCCACGGAAATGGTCCGGCCCGCCAGTTCCGAACGCCATGTCGATCGCGACGAAAAGACGGGGATCGTCACGCTTTCCATATCTGATGATTTTGGCGAGGTGCGCGATCTCGACCATGGCCTGGTCAACGGCAGCATCGCCCGCGAGACCTGGGCGATCCATCCAGACGATCCGCTGTCCGCCTCGGGAAAAACCCATTGGACCCAGACCCTGTCGCGGAATGAATGGTCGGTCCGCACCGAGACATGGGCAGAGATGCGGTCGGACGCGGAAAACTTCATCCTCAGCGCCAGAATCGAAGCCTATGAGGGTGAAAAAATCGTGTTCGAGCGCAATTTCGAGGAGAAAATTCCACGCGCGCTCGTTTGA
- a CDS encoding ABC transporter permease, which produces MSSPILKLIAQRIALGILLLLAISVLIFAGTQILPGDVAQAILGQSATPESLANLREQLGLNDPAYVRYFHWLGGVLTGDLGTAMSSGQDIATSIKGRLWNTLFLAFWAAVVAVPLAIILGLIAVRFRNGWVDKLISGLALASTSFPEFFIGYLLVYFFAVKWQIFPAISTVYDGMPFGERMQAIALPATALTLVVLAHMMRMTRAAILNVMQSAYVETAELKGLSAFAVIRKHAFPNAIAPIINVVMLNLAYLIVGVVVVEVIFVYPGMGQYLVDHVTKRDVPVVQAVGLIFAAVYISLNIIADIAAIVANPRLRHPK; this is translated from the coding sequence ATGTCTTCACCCATCCTGAAACTAATCGCCCAGCGCATTGCGCTGGGCATCCTCCTTCTGTTGGCCATATCGGTCCTTATCTTCGCCGGCACCCAGATCCTGCCCGGCGACGTCGCACAAGCCATTCTGGGACAATCGGCGACACCGGAGTCGCTCGCCAATCTGCGCGAGCAGCTCGGGCTGAACGATCCGGCCTATGTCAGGTATTTCCATTGGCTCGGCGGCGTGCTGACCGGCGACCTCGGCACGGCCATGTCGAGCGGCCAGGATATCGCCACGTCGATCAAGGGGCGGCTGTGGAACACGCTGTTCCTCGCCTTCTGGGCGGCGGTCGTGGCGGTGCCGCTGGCGATCATCCTCGGTCTGATCGCCGTGCGCTTCCGCAATGGCTGGGTCGACAAGCTGATCTCCGGGCTGGCGCTCGCCTCCACCTCCTTCCCCGAATTCTTCATCGGCTACCTCCTGGTCTATTTCTTCGCCGTGAAATGGCAGATCTTCCCGGCCATATCGACCGTTTATGACGGCATGCCGTTCGGCGAGCGGATGCAGGCCATCGCGCTTCCGGCGACGGCGCTCACCCTGGTGGTGCTCGCCCATATGATGCGCATGACCCGCGCGGCGATCCTCAATGTCATGCAGTCGGCCTATGTCGAGACGGCTGAGCTCAAGGGCCTTTCGGCCTTCGCGGTCATCCGCAAGCACGCCTTCCCGAACGCGATCGCGCCGATCATTAACGTCGTCATGCTCAATCTCGCCTATCTTATCGTCGGCGTGGTCGTGGTCGAGGTGATCTTCGTCTATCCCGGCATGGGGCAGTATCTGGTCGACCACGTCACCAAGCGCGACGTGCCGGTGGTGCAGGCGGTCGGCCTGATCTTCGCCGCCGTCTACATCAGCCTCAACATCATCGCGGACATAGCGGCGATCGTCGCCAATCCGCGTCTCAGACATCCAAAGTGA
- a CDS encoding bifunctional allantoicase/(S)-ureidoglycine aminohydrolase, with protein sequence MDTIRMPDRTYYAPHGGHSGQSELLTGRAVFTEAYAVIPKGVMQDIVTSALPFWDKTRVWILSRPLSGFAETFSQYIVEVAPGGGSERPEPDAGAEGALFVVEGELTVMLAGRKHVLRPGGFAFLPPSSGWTVRNESTAAVRFHWIRKAYEAVDGLDMPEAFFTNEQDIAPSPMPGTEGRWATTRFVDPADLRHDMHMTIVTLEPGAVIPFAETHVMEHGLYVLEGKAVYRLNQDWVEVEAGDYMWLRAFCPQACYAGGPGKFRYLLYKDVNRHAKLGGAGIGGHSR encoded by the coding sequence ATGGATACGATCAGGATGCCCGACCGAACCTACTACGCGCCGCATGGCGGCCATTCCGGTCAATCCGAACTGCTGACAGGCCGTGCCGTCTTCACGGAGGCCTACGCCGTCATCCCCAAGGGCGTGATGCAGGATATCGTCACCAGCGCCTTGCCGTTCTGGGACAAGACCCGCGTCTGGATCCTGTCTCGGCCGCTGTCCGGCTTCGCCGAGACGTTCTCGCAATACATCGTCGAGGTCGCGCCCGGCGGCGGCAGCGAGCGGCCGGAGCCCGATGCCGGCGCCGAGGGTGCCCTGTTCGTGGTCGAAGGCGAATTGACGGTCATGCTTGCCGGCAGGAAGCATGTCTTGCGGCCAGGCGGCTTCGCCTTCCTGCCGCCGTCAAGCGGCTGGACAGTTCGCAACGAAAGCACGGCCGCCGTCCGTTTCCACTGGATTCGCAAGGCTTACGAAGCGGTCGACGGCCTCGATATGCCTGAAGCCTTCTTCACCAACGAGCAGGATATCGCGCCTTCGCCGATGCCTGGCACCGAAGGCCGCTGGGCCACGACACGGTTCGTCGATCCGGCCGATTTGCGCCACGACATGCACATGACCATCGTTACGCTCGAGCCCGGCGCCGTCATTCCCTTCGCCGAGACGCATGTGATGGAGCACGGGCTCTATGTGCTGGAAGGCAAGGCGGTCTATCGCCTCAACCAGGACTGGGTCGAGGTCGAGGCCGGCGACTATATGTGGCTGCGCGCCTTCTGCCCGCAGGCCTGCTATGCTGGCGGCCCCGGCAAATTCCGCTATCTGCTCTACAAGGACGTCAACCGGCACGCCAAGCTCGGCGGGGCTGGCATCGGCGGCCACTCGCGGTGA